CGTGTTCGAGGTGCTGCGGGATGCCCGGGGCGAGGGTGACGCGGTGCTGTTCGCCCGCTCCGCCACCGCCGGCGGGCAGCAGCTGCCCGTGCACTGGGGTGGGGACTCCACCAGCACCTACGAGTCGATGGCGGAGACCCTCCGCGGCGGCCTCTCGCTGGCGCTCAGCGGTTTCGGCTTCTGGAGCCACGACATCGGTGGGTTCGAGGGCACACCCGACGCCGGTGTGTTCAAACGCTGGACAGCGTTCGGGCTGCTTTCGTCGCACAGCCGCTTCCACGGCTCCGACTCCTATCGTGTGCCGTGGGCCTTCGATGAGGAAGCGGTCGAGGTGACCCGGTTCTTCACGAAACTGAAGCTCTCGCTGATGCCCTACCTCTACGCGGCCGGCCTCGAGGCAAGCGCCTCGGGCACCCCGGTGCTGCGGCCCCTTCAACTCGAGTTCCCCGACGACCCCGCCACCGCTCACCTCGACCGGCAGTACATGCTGGGTGCAGACGTCCTCGTGGCGCCCGTCTTCACGGCCGACGGAACGGTCGAGTTCTACCTGCCCGAGGGGGTCTGGACGAACCTCCTCACGGGTCACCCGGTGACCGGGGGCCGGTGGCTCCGGGAGCAGCACGGCTTCCTCAGTCTGCCGCTCTATGTGCGGCCCGGGGCCGTGCTGCCGCGCGGCGCGCGCGACGACCGGCCCGACTACGACTACCTCGACGGGCTCACACTCGAGGTGTATCCCGGAGCCGGCGACCGCACCATCACGGTGACCGAGCCGTCGGGCAGGAGCGCCGAGTTCACGGTCAGCCACGACGCCGGTAGTGACATCCACGTCACGTCGACGTCACCGGCCGGCTTCGAGGTGCGCCAGGTCAGCGCGGCCACCGAGCCACCCGTGCGCTGACGCGCGCCGGGGGGCCGGGCAGCCGGTCCAAACCGTCTGGCAGGCTCCCGCGCCTACTTCACGCCCCGGATCGGCAGCACGAGCACCGCACCGATCACGGCGGCGATCGCACCGGCGATGAAGAGGGCGGCGTAGTTCTCGGTGAGCGCCGCCGTGGCTCCGATGGCGAGGATGGCCGGGGCGATCGCCGGCACGATCGACGAGGGCAGCGTGTTCGCGAGCGCGATCACACCCATGTCCTTCGCAGGGTTGTCGGGGTCGGGCAGCACCTGGGTGACGAGGGCGAGGTCGACAGCGAAGTAGATGCCCTGGCCGACGCCCACGATCCCGATCGCGAGCAGGAAGCCCGGGAATGAGTTCGCGTTCGCGGCGATCAGCAGCCCGATCGCGAAGAGGATGGACGAAGCCATCACGAAGGGCTTCCGCCGGCCGATCCGGTCGGAGACCTTTCCGGCGATGGCGGCGAAGATGAGCGCGGCGATCGTGAGCACGAGGGTCGACAGGAACACCGCACCCGCCACATCCTGCGGGCTGAAGTGCAGCACGAAGATCAGGTAGAGGGCCTGGTACGCCTGCACGGCGGCGACCCCGAAGAACAGCAGGCACCGGCTCCACCACGCCCAGGCGAAGGCTGGGCTCTTCGCGGGATTGACCCAGAACGTGCTGAAGAACGACACCGCGGTGAAGGCGGGGCGGCGGTCGCGCGGGAACGGCTGGTCGTGCAGAACGACCGCGAACAACAGGATGCCCACCACACCGACCGCCGCGGGAACGAGGATCATCAGCGAGAGCGTGGGTGAGAACAGCTGCGCGATGAACAGTCCGATGACCGCTCCGACCGGTAGCGAGACGCCGACGATCGACGAGGCCGGGCCGCGCTTCGCCGGCTCGAACTGGTCGGGGATGACCGAGGTGACCGCCACGGTCGCCGCAGCGAAACCGACCTGCGTGAAGACACTGCCCACCGTCAGTACGGCAGTGGTGCTCGAGGCGAAGGTGATGACAGCGCCGATCGCGATGAGTACGGCACCGAGCACCAGGAGGGGCCGGCGGCGGCCCGAACGCGACGTGATGCGGTCGCTGATGCGGCCGAACAGCGGCAGGGCCACGAGCGAGAAGAGCGCTCCGACCGCGACGGCGATGGAGACGATCGTTCCGGCGTTGGCGGGATCGATGATGGTCGCTTTCAGTGAGATCGTCAGCACCGCGGGCACGAGCAGGGCCATCGCCGTTCCGATGGCGGCGAAACCGAGGAAGAACAGAAACCCTCCGCGAGGGTTGGCCCAGCCCCCGACGGGGACGCTCTGGGTGTACAGGCCGGGCGAGGCCGCGGCTGTGTCACGGGACACGGGGTTGGTCATGGCGGGCACCTTTGCATCGCGACCGATCTCGGTGATCGGTTCTGGCACAAGTTCTAGCACAATTAGTTATAACTGTTTAGTCTTTCGGTAGAAAAGTTTTCGACTCGACGGGGAGAATGAAGCCATGACCACCCGAACATCGCTCACCCGTGCCGAGGTTCTCGTCGAGCAGGTCGAGGCCGACATCCGACAGCGCGGACTGAAGCCCGACGATTGGATCACCAACAAGGAAGAGCTGCGGATCGGGTCGGGAATGGCCCGGGCCACAGTCAACGAGGCTGTGCGATTGTTGCAGGACAGAGGGATGGTCGTACCGAAGCCGGGCCCCGGCGGCGGCCTGTTCGTCGCCTCCCAGCATCCGATCGTGCGCCTCGGCCGCACCCTCCTCAGGGTCGAGGATTCACCCTCATCGATCGCAGACGCCATCGAGATGCGCGAAGAGCTGGAGGGCCTGGTGATGGCGCAGGCGGCTGCGAACCGAACCGAGACCGACATCGACGATCTGCGGGAGCACGGCCGGTCGATCGTCGACGCGACGGGAGACGCCGAGCTGTTCATCCATCGCAACTGGGCCCTGCACCGCCGCATCGCTGCCATCGGCCAGAACCAGGTGCTGAGAAGCACCTACCTCGGCTT
Above is a genomic segment from Subtercola boreus containing:
- a CDS encoding MFS transporter; translated protein: MTNPVSRDTAAASPGLYTQSVPVGGWANPRGGFLFFLGFAAIGTAMALLVPAVLTISLKATIIDPANAGTIVSIAVAVGALFSLVALPLFGRISDRITSRSGRRRPLLVLGAVLIAIGAVITFASSTTAVLTVGSVFTQVGFAAATVAVTSVIPDQFEPAKRGPASSIVGVSLPVGAVIGLFIAQLFSPTLSLMILVPAAVGVVGILLFAVVLHDQPFPRDRRPAFTAVSFFSTFWVNPAKSPAFAWAWWSRCLLFFGVAAVQAYQALYLIFVLHFSPQDVAGAVFLSTLVLTIAALIFAAIAGKVSDRIGRRKPFVMASSILFAIGLLIAANANSFPGFLLAIGIVGVGQGIYFAVDLALVTQVLPDPDNPAKDMGVIALANTLPSSIVPAIAPAILAIGATAALTENYAALFIAGAIAAVIGAVLVLPIRGVK
- a CDS encoding FadR/GntR family transcriptional regulator, coding for MTTRTSLTRAEVLVEQVEADIRQRGLKPDDWITNKEELRIGSGMARATVNEAVRLLQDRGMVVPKPGPGGGLFVASQHPIVRLGRTLLRVEDSPSSIADAIEMREELEGLVMAQAAANRTETDIDDLREHGRSIVDATGDAELFIHRNWALHRRIAAIGQNQVLRSTYLGLLEYVDSRSVAASREDTHDDASYFAHRIRLHLDLIDAVASGDEATAREAAARHSHRG